A window of Gossypium hirsutum isolate 1008001.06 chromosome D13, Gossypium_hirsutum_v2.1, whole genome shotgun sequence genomic DNA:
AAGGAGAAACATACAAAGTAAGGGTAGTTATCGATGTTGAAGTTCTCCGGGGCACTTTTGACGAACAAATTTATGAAATAGAGAACAAAATTCCCACATTCTTTGCCATTCCTTTGTTGTGGCACCTGAAAAGATATCAAGGGTCAAATTGATTAAAAAAGAAAGGATGATCAAGAACATCAGCAAAGTGTACTATAATCACCTTAGGGACCAAAAGAGGAACTTGATAAATCATCTGCTTATTCTCGGGCCTGCCTTCGGCTTTATAAATGTCAAACATGAACCTGCTAGTGAGAAATATGTATTGAGCATTAGAGACCGTGCCTCTTTTACTCTACTAGTAATGCAAGTTATGCAAATGAGTAAATATACCTTCGTATATCTGCTTCGAGACGCAACGCGTCGGACATCTGTAATGAATCCAACAGCAACATACAAGGTGTTCTGGTTTTTGATTGCAAACTTTCACCGAAATGACAGAAGATTAAGAGGCTCCAATGACCCCTAAAGAAAATACGGTTTTCAAATGATGAAATCAAATTTACTGAAAAATTGAACACCACCGTGATATTTGACAATACTAACCAGCAAACTATCGGAACGAGAACATATTTCGTTGAAAATATCTCTTTCCTCTTAACCCAAGATAGAACCTTTTCTCTATAAGATGCTTTCCTATACCATGCAAACCATTGACAATCTAAGCGCGTAAACAAATCCCGCTTATCTGCTGGCAACCTGCTCCACAGGGTCCTGAAAATCTCCCAAAACCCATTCAGGAAAACACACGCACACCtgcacacacacacatacacacaccaGAACAACAACACTGAAAATTACTAGAATACAATATAGCTTACTCCAAGTAACACTCAAATGATCCAGAGTCTAGCTTGTTTTTTAGTTTAGGTGTTGATTTCTTTCTTGTAACTCGTCGCTTTGATCGTGCACGACATGGAATATTATCTAAAAAACATGGAGCAGTTAATTTAAGGCTTCTTAGTCTTTGAGCTTCCTGTTTTGTTATCTTCTTCCTGGAGGCCCTCAGATACCCTACAACATGAATCCAACATGAACGGTGTTTTGAAACCGGATACCGATTATAGTCTGCCAGAACATAGTGAACTTAGGATCAAATTTCTATTTATCAGTTAGCTTAGCCTTTTATGAATTcatactaaaaattaaaaagaaaaaagaaaatagtgaaaTGCTGGCAAAGGGTAATTTGATCTTCTACATTGCCATGGAAGTAAGAGCTGAAGAAATCAAACTACTTCATTCTCTTTCTTGCATTTCTTAAgatcataataatatataaactataGAGTAAAATAAACATCTCAGTAAAATGCAAAaccaattttaataaaattgttttatatgATACTCATATCATAAATTTTGTTCTAAAGAAAACATTCCTACTATATTTTAGTCATTAATTCTTTAAATAATCCAGTTTTATCCTAATTCAactttagaaattaaaaaagaaaaagcaaaataaCAGATTCAGCAATATACATAaggtctaattatgaattttaatatttatatatataaaaggtttAATTTGCTAGAATTTGGTCCTTGTACTTTATGAAAACATAAAACTTAATCCAATTAGATAACATTGTTAAACCTTACGATTAAACAATTTGTACGCAATGaattaacaaaacaaaacaaaaaaaccaGCAGTTAAGCAATTTATATGCAACTAATTaacaaaaactaaaaactaactaGAAggatatatttgaatatttgctacAAATGAAAAGGGGAAAATGCAGAATTGCaatgtaattaaattaatataatcatattttcatcTAAAAAATTGCATATTTAGTGCAAAATTTTTACAATCTTTATATTTAGTTTCATAACCACATGCCttgttcattttttaaaattcaaaagaaaatacTCCAATTAAACAGATCTCTAATTGATAAACCTATAAACAAAAGGAAACAAAAAGTGGGAAAAAAGAAGCAAAGATTTGAATACCAGGATCTGAAGGGGCAA
This region includes:
- the LOC107943741 gene encoding probable ubiquitin-like-specific protease 2A isoform X1, whose amino-acid sequence is MGKKKQVDDSIIPIDIAPSDPDYNRYPVSKHRSCWIHVVGYLRASRKKITKQEAQRLRSLKLTAPCFLDNIPCRARSKRRVTRKKSTPKLKNKLDSGSFECYLETLWSRLPADKRDLFTRLDCQWFAWYRKASYREKVLSWVKRKEIFSTKYVLVPIVCWGHWSLLIFCHFGESLQSKTRTPCMLLLDSLQMSDALRLEADIRRFMFDIYKAEGRPENKQMIYQVPLLVPKVPQQRNGKECGNFVLYFINLFVKSAPENFNIDNYPYFMKNDWFNAEAVERFCERLHALA
- the LOC107943741 gene encoding probable ubiquitin-like-specific protease 2A isoform X2, with product MGKKKQVDDSIIPIDIAPSDPGYLRASRKKITKQEAQRLRSLKLTAPCFLDNIPCRARSKRRVTRKKSTPKLKNKLDSGSFECYLETLWSRLPADKRDLFTRLDCQWFAWYRKASYREKVLSWVKRKEIFSTKYVLVPIVCWGHWSLLIFCHFGESLQSKTRTPCMLLLDSLQMSDALRLEADIRRFMFDIYKAEGRPENKQMIYQVPLLVPKVPQQRNGKECGNFVLYFINLFVKSAPENFNIDNYPYFMKNDWFNAEAVERFCERLHALA